The DNA segment GCGGAAACCACGCACGCGCGGCTTGAGCCACCGCGGGTACATGATGTAGCGGCCGAGGTAGCGGTCCGCGCTCGGCCGCTTCGTCCCCGCATGGCCGAATCTTCCGTGCAGCACGCGCGGCAGCTTCGGCCGCAGCAGCGCCGCGTCGAACGCGTCGCCGCCGTAGCGCTCGATGGCCAGCATGGTGAGCTCGGCGGCCAGGTCCATGCTCGGCCACCCTTCTTCCAGGTAGTCGGCCAGGATCCCGACGCGCCTCGGCTTGCGCGGGAGGACGCCCGCCAGCCGCGGCCGCGTCTCGGCGACGACGTCGTCGAAGTCTATCTCGGCGACAGTTCGAACCATGCCTGGCTGTTCAGCAGGGGGCCGAGAAGGGGGACGGGGGAGAAGCGCGTCCGGCGAACGACGAAATCGCGAGCGAGCCGCCGCCGCAGGGCGCGCCAGTTGAAGCCCTTGTGCCCGTGGTAGACGTTCGGCTCGCCCGAGGCGAAGCGCGACGCGTAGACCGGCCGCGCGATCGCCGTGCCGCCGGCCGCGAACACCATCCGCGCGAACTCGCCGGGCGAGTAGGTCTCGCGCTCCCTGTACCCCTCCAGCCCGCGGCGGGCGGCGAGGGCGCGGTACAGCTGCTTTCCGGCCAGCGTGGGACCCGTTTCGACCGGCACGCTGACGATCACGGTGCCGTCGGGCGCGACCAGGCGGCGGAGATCGGCGACGACGCGGTCCACCGTCTCGAGTGTGCAGTGCTCCAGCACCTCCATGCACACCGCCACGCCGAAGCTGCCATCGGGCTCGCCCGCCAGCGCGGAAGTGTGCACGAAGCGCAGCCCCTCGTCAGCCGCGAACCGCGTGGCGGCCTCGGCGGCCAGCGCGGCGTCGACCTCGGCGCCGACGGCGTGCGGGAAGAGGTCGCGCACCATCGACAGGAAGGTGCCGTCGCCGCAGCCGTAGTCGAGCAGGCGCTTGCCGGCGTACGGCGCCACGAGCTCCCGCGCCACGCGGAAGCGCGACCCATGGCTCCAGCGCAGCAGCCGCAGCCCGCCGAACAGCTGGCGCCGCGCGTACGCGCCTTCGCGAATGCGCTCGTCGCTCATCGCCCGGCGAACTGCGTTCTCACGCGGAGACGCGGAGACGCGGAGGACTCAGTGCTGCGATTCATTTCTCCGCGTCTCCGCGGCTCCGCGTGAGGCTGCTGTTGAGGATCTCATCGAAAAACGCCAGGTGGCGGCGCGCGACCGCGGGGAGCGCGTACTCCGTGCGCGCGCGTTCCAGGCCACGGCGGGCAAGGTCGGCGCGGCACTGCGACGACGAGACGACGTTCTCCAGCACATTTCTCCACGCGGCGATGTCGCCCTCGGGCGCGACCACGCCGGCGGTGCCGACGACGTACGGGATCTCGCCGCTGTCGCTGCCGATCACCGGCACGCCGCACGCCATCGCCTCGATCAGCATCCGCCCGAACTGTTCGCGCCACCGGGGCGTCGTGAGACTCGGCGCCGCCAGCACGTCCATCGCCGCGAGGTATCCGGGAACGCGCTCGTGCGGAACGCCCGTCACCACGCGGACGGAATCGCCAGTGCGCGCCGCCCACTCTCGCAGCTCGCCTTCCATCGCCCCGCCGCCGACGAGGAGGAGGCGCGACGGACCCGCCATCTCCCACGCGCGCCGCAGGACGTCGAGTCCCTTCTCGGGGACGAAGCGGCCGAGGTAGCCGACCACCGGCGGCCCCTCATCCCCCCACGCCAGCTCGGCGCGGACGCGGCGGCGCGCCTCGGGGGCGGGGCGGAAGCGCGCGACGTCGACGCCGGGCGGGATCACGGCGTGCGGGCGGTCGCGGTAGCCGGGGCGGCCGCGCAGCGTCTCCTCCACCGTGCGCCCGAAGGCGATCCACGCGTCGGCGCGGCGCATCACGCGGCGCTCGAGCTGCGCGAAGGGCGGCGGGTAGCGCTTGGGGAGATTCTGGAACGTCGCGTAGACGAGCTTCGCGTCGGGCCGCGCCGCCCGCGCGATTTGCGCCGCGGAGAGCACGTACGGCTCCGTCCACGCGTGCACCACGTCCCACCGCTCGGACAGGATCCGCCGCAGCTCGCCACCCCAGCGCATCAGGTGCGGCTTCCGCGCGAAGCGCACGGGGACGCCGACCGTGCGGCACGCCTCGCCCTCCAGCGGCTCCAGCTCGATCTCACGCAGGTCGCCGGGATAGCGCGCGGGGGCGACGCACGTCACCTCCCACTCGCCCGCGCCGACGACGGCCATCTCGTGCGCCAGCCGGCGGTTGGCCGCGACGACGTAGCTGTGGCCGAGGGTGAGGAGGCGCTTCATCCCCGCCCCGCCGGGCCTTGGTGCGGTCCCTCAACGTATCGATGCAGCCGCGGCGCGGAGGCCCCCCTCCCCGCGCTGCGCGCGACCCTCCCCCCAAAACCGACTGGGGGGAGGGTGGATGGGGCGCTCCTCCGGCGACAGCGTGTTTCCACAACGATCGTGTGGCGACAGGCGACAGATCCTTCGGCCTGCAACTTATGGCGCTGACGTGAGTTCGGGGTGACCGGCCTCAGGATGACGTCCTTTCGGGTCACGTATCACCGTTTACCGGCGAGACATACGGCTCGGGGGGAGATTGGGTCATCTCGCGCCACCGCATCATCGTCGACCAGCGCACGGGGTTGCGCTCGCGCAGGAGGGCGGGGAGCTCGCGCGCCAGGCCGCGCACGATGCGGCCGAACCCGCCGGGATCGTGAATCCCCCACCCCTTGCGCATGGGAAAGTAGCGCCAGAGCCGCAGCGCCGCGCCGCCCAGCACCAGCGGGAACGGCTCATCGCAGATGGCGGAGACGGCGGAGTTGCGCACCGTCTGGTGCAGGTAGCGCCGCTCGTCGCGCCCCGCCGCGGCGGCCACGTGCCCGATCCGCGCGCCGGGGAGGTAGACCACGCGCATCCCCCTGTCCAGCAGCCGCAGGCAGAGCTCCTTCTCCTCGCCGTTGATCCCCAGCCGCTCGCGGAAGCCGCCGGCCGCCACGAATGCGTCACGCCGCAGCAGGTGCGCGTAGCCGATGAAGGCGGGGATGTACGACGGATGGTCCGCCGCCGCCGGCTGCGCGGAGGGCGCGAACGGCACCCCGTGCTCGTCGCACTGCGCGAACGCGACGGCGGCGATCTCGGGGTCCGCATCCATCACGCGGACCGCGCCTTCCACCGCCTCGCGAGTGACGATGAACGCGTCGTCGTCCAGCATCAGCACGTACGGCGTGCGCGCCTCGCGGGCGATGCGGTTGCGCGCTGCGGACACGTTCAGGCTGCGCTCGTTGCGGATGAAGCGCAGTTCCGGCGACAGGTCGGCCGCCAGCGCGGCCAGCGCGGCGCCCTCGGCCGGCGGGTCCGACGCGTCGTCGACCACGATGGCCTCCAGCATCACCCCGTCCAGCAGCCGCAGCGAGCGCAGGCAGCGCACCAGCGCCTCCGGCCGGTTCTTCGTCGCCACGCCGACGGTCAGCACGGGCTCCGTCATCGCCCCGGGAGGAGGCCGTGGATGCAGAGCGCGACCCAGGCGACCACCGTCAGGATCAGCGGGACGTCGGTCCAGAGCGCCTCGGTGGGCGACTCACCCAGGCTGCGCGTCTGCACCAGGTACGAGTAGCGGAAGATGCCGAGCAGCACGAGCGGCACCGTCACCGCCAGCTGCGGGCGCACGTCGATCACGTACAGCGAGTAGAAGACGATCGACGCGCTGGCCGCCGTCTGCGCGTAGCCGTCGAGCAGCGGCAGCGTGTACGAGCCGAGCACGCGCCGCGCCTCGGGGCCGCTGGTCGCCAGCTCCTGGCGCCGCTTGACCGCCGCCAGGTACAGCGCCAGCGACAGCGTGGTGATCAGCATCCAGCTCGACAGCGGCACGTCCACTGCCCGCGCGCCGGCCCACACCCGCAGCACGAACCCCAGCGCCACGCAGAACAGGTCGACGACGGCGACGTGCTTCAGCTTCAGCGAGTACGCGGCGTTCAGCGCCAGGTAGATCAGCAGCGGCGGCGCCGGAGCGGGGAAGATCACCAGCCCGGTCGCGAGGATGGCGAGGAGCACGGCGAGCAGCGCCCACGCGGCGGAGACGGGGAGCGCGCCGGAGGCCAGCGGCCGCGTCGCGCGCTTCACCGGGTGGAGACGGTCGGTGGGGACGTCGCCGACGTCGTTGAAGACGTAGACGGCGGACGCGGCCACGCAGAACAGCGCGAATGCGGCCAGCGCACGCACGTCCGCCGCCGGGTCCGCGAAGACGCCGGCGAACACCGCGGGCGCCAGCACGAACGCGTTCTTCACCCAGTGCCGCGGCCGCACCAGCCGGGCCACGGCGCGCGCGCGTCCGGGCCGCTGGGCGGCCGGGGCGGGCGGTGCGCTGGGTGGAGATGCGGTGATCACGTCGGCGCTACAGCTTGAGGCGCTTGAAGATACGCTCGGGGACGGCGCGGATGGCCAGCATCACCGGCCGCCAGAAGCCGGGAAGGTAGACGACGTCGGCGCCGCGGTCGATGGCGCGCACGATCCCCCTCGCCACGCGTGCGGGGGACGCGACGAGGAAGCGGCCGCGGCCGAAGGTCATCCGCGTGTCGACGAACCCGGGCTTCACCGTCACCACGCGCACGCCGGCGGGATGGAGGCGGTTGCGCAGGCCCTGGAGATACACCGACAGCCCGCCCTTCGCGGCACCGTAGACGTAGTTGCTCTGCCGCCCCCGGTCGCCCGCGACGGAGGAGACGACGCAGATGAAGCCCGCGCGCCGCGTCTCCAGGTGATCCGCCAGCGGCGTCAGCAGCGAGACGACGGCGGTGAGGTTGACGTCGATCGTGCGCCGCGCCTCGTCCGCGTCGTGCTTCGACGCATCCCCATCTCCCATCCACCCCAGCGCGACGACGACGCCCGCGAGCGAGTCCCCCTCGTCCGCGATCACCCGCTCCGCAAACGCCACGTGCGACGCGAAATCGAGCGCGTCGAACGCCACCGCGCGCGCGGAGATGCCGTGGCGCACCCGCAGGTCCGCGGCGACGGCCTCCGCCTCGCCCGCGTCGCGCGCGGCGAGGACGAGCGCGTGGCCGCGGCGCGCCAGCTCCGCCGCCACCGCCCGCGCAATGGCCGACGTGGCGCCGGCGACGAGGACGGTTCCGCGCGCGCGCTCAGGCAAGCCCCACCCTCCGCGCCAGCGACGAGGTCAGCACCCCCGCCGGGTCCAGCTCGCGCCGCACCGCGCGGAACGCGTCGGCGGCGGGGTACATCGCCGCGAAGGTGGCGGCGTCCATCACCGCGTCCTTGGCCAGGTACACGCGCCCGCCCGCGTCGGCCACGATGCGATCCATCTCCCGCAGCATGGCGATGACGGCCGGCGCGGCGGGAAAGTCGAGCGCGAGCGTCCACCCCTCCATCGGGAAGGAGAGCAGCCCCTCGCCCGCGGGGCCGAAGCGCTTGAGCACGGCCAGGAACGACGCCTGCCCACTCCGCGCCGCGCGCTCGAGGATGGCCCGGAGCGCGTCCGTGCGGTCGGGCGGGACGACGAGCTGGTACTGCACGAAGCCGCGGCGGCCGTACATCCGGTTCCAATCCGCCACGGCGTCGAGCGGCCACATCCAGCGCTCGAGCGGCTCCAGCGCGCCCGTCCGCGCCCGGTGCGCCGCGCGGTAGAGGCGGTTGAAGACGCCGACCGTGACGCGGTTCAGCGCGCCCGCGGGAAGGCCGAACGGCAGCCGCCGCGCGCCGCGCTTCGGCCGCGCGAACGGGTCGCCGGGGACGGCGGAGGAGGGCGCGTGGTCGGCCTGCATCAGCACGCCGCGGCCAAGCGCCTTTCCGGCCGCCAGCGCGTCGATCCAGGCGACGGAGTAGCGGTGCGCATCCGCATCGGCGAATCGCCCGAGCGCGTCGTCGAGGTCGCGCAGGGGGAGGGTGTCGACGGCGACGAACGCGGACTCGACGCGCATCAAGCGCAGCTTCGCGCGGACGATGGCGCCGGTGAGTCCCATCCCCCCGAGCGTGGCGCGGAAGGCGTCCGGCTCGGCGTCACGCGAGCAGCGAAGCGGACCGAGGCCGGGGGTGAGGAGGGAGATCTCGTCCACCCAGCGGCCGAACGTGCCGTCGCGGTGATGGTTCTTCCCGTGCACGTCCGCCGCGATCGCGCCGCCGACGGTCACGTGGCGCGTCCCCGGGACGACGGGGAGGAACCACCCGCGCGGCAGGAGCGCGTCGGCGACGTCGCCCAGCGCCACGCCGCCCTCGCACTCCAGCACGCCGGCCGCGTCGTCCCACGCCAGCATGCGGTCGAGGCGGAGATGCGAGACCACGGCGCCGCCCTCGTTCAGCGCCGCGTCGCCGTACGCGCGCCCCAGCCCGCGCGCGATCACCCCGCCGTCGGCGGGCGATGCGATGACCTCCGCGAGCTCCGACACCTTCTCGGGGCGATAGACGCGGCACTCCGCCACGGGGTACCGGCCCCAGCCGGAAAGGCGCTCGGTTCGCGAGGGGATCATCGAGGTGCGGCGAGGATCACGCGCGGGGCGGGAAACGGACGGAAGATAGTGGAGATGGACGGGTGCGGGTAGGCGGCTTCAAGAATGCGGGACAGCCTCCTGGCACGAAGCCAGCCCCCAGCCGCCTCCGCGCGGAGGCCCCCCTCCCCGCGCTTCGCGCGACCCTCCCCCCAAAACCGACTGGGGGGAGGGTGGAACTCAGTGATGGGTTCAGTCTCGCGCCCGATTGCATGCATTCGCGCGGCCGCAGGCTGGCCCCCTCCCCCCGGCCCCCTCCCCCGCTTCGCAGGGGCGGGGGAGAACTCAGCTCGGAGGAGAATTCTGCTCGTCGCGCAAATGCCGCGTCGGCAGTCGCGCAGCGACTTTGTGCTGTTGTTGCCGTGAATTCATTCGCCCGGCCTCCAGCTCATCCCCCGCGGCGGACGAAGGCGTTCAGATTGGCGGCGTACCAGGGCGGCAGGTCCAGCGCGGCCACGTCGGCGCGGAGGGCGTCGTTCTCGGGGGCGAGGTCGTAGCCCAGGTTGCGGAAACGGGCGATCCAGTGCTCGGGCGGGCGCTCGTTCACGTGCAGCACGCCGCCCTGCAGCGGCTGCGCGCCCGAGAAGACGATCGCCGGCGCGCACGCGGCCAGCAGGCGCAGCAGCTTGGCCGAGTGCCACGCGGGGACGTGCTCCACCGTCTCCAGCGAGATGGCCAGGTCGAAGCTGCCCAGCTCGCGCGCCAGCGCGTCGGTGCCGCGGACGCTCGTTCCCGCCAGGTCGAGCGCGCGGGTGGAGATCCCACGCGCCCTCGCCCGCTCCAGCGCCGCGGGCGACTGGTCGACGCCCATCGCGCGGAGCGTGGGAGACGCGCGGCGCATCGCGGCGAGCAGCTTCCCGTCGCCGCAGCCGACGTCCAGCGCGGAGGCCGCGGGAAAGCGGCGGAGGATGGCGCGCGCGAAGCCATCCCAATCCCCCGTCTCGTTGCGCCGCCAGAAGTCCTCGTCGAAAGGCGTCGCGCTGGCGGGGCGGATGCGGTCGCGGGCGCGCTGCGCGTACCACGCCGCGAGCGACGCGGCGGTGCGCACCCGCCAGTAGGTTCCGGGCGCGCGGCGCTTGGCGGCGTCCAGCGCGCCGCGGAGGATCGGCACCGGCTAGGCCCCCGCCGTCGCGGCCTCGTAGGTCTCCAGCGTGCGCTCGGCGGTCGCCGTCCAGCTCATCCCCTGCACCGCGGCGTGGCCGGACTCGGCCATGCGGCGGCGGAGCGGGGCGTCCTCCATCAGCCGGCGCACGGCGGCGGCAACGGCCTCGGGCTGGCGCGGCGGCACCTGGATCCCCCCGCCGCCGCCGGCCAGCAGCGGCGGCACCCCGCCCACCGACGTCGCGACGACGGGAAGACGCTGGCTGAGCGCCTCGACCACCACCATCCCGAACCCCTCGTAGGTCGACGTCATCACCAGCAGGTCGTGCACGCGGTACTGGCGCATCACCTCCGCCTCGTCCGCGCGCGGGAGGACGGTGACCAGCGGCCGCACCTCCGCCGGGAAGGCGGCCAGCACCTCTTCCTCCGATCTCCCCGGGCCGAGGATCGTCAGGCGCGGAGGATCAGGGCGCTCGGCCAGGATCGCCATCGCACGGACGAGGTAGTCGACGCCCTTCACGGGATCCCACGAGCCGCAGAAGAGGAGTCCCGCCCCGCGCGGCGCGTCCGGCGGCGGCGCATCGGCCAGGAACGCGCTGCTGACGCCGTGGGGGATGACATCGATCTCCCCCGCCTTCTTCCACCCCTTGTGGACGACGAAGTCGCGCTCGGCGGGGTTGAGGACGATCATCCGGTCCGCGAGCCGCGCGGCGAGCGCCACCTGGCTCATCCGCGCCATGGGATACCAGATGCGGCGCGGCCACGGCTTGGGGATGAGCCCCCACTCGTGGTCCTCCACCATGCGGCGGAAGTTCAGGTGCTCGATGCCGTGCGAGCGGCTGACCAGCGCCACGCCGCGGTACGCGCGCAGCTTTCGCCGCGCGCCGATCACCGCCCCCTCCGCGCTGGCGACGTCGACCACGTCGTACCGGCCAGTCGCCTTGAACGCGCGGCGGATGGCGCGCTCGGCCAGCAGCGGCCCCACCGCCCAGCGCAGCCGCGCGTTCTTCGGGCGCTCGCCGAGGTGGGGCGAGAGGAGGACGTCGCAGGTGTGGCCCAGGCCGCGGAATTCCTCGCGCAGCTTGTGGTAGACCTTCCCCGAGCCGAGGCGCGGATCGTCCGGGTAGTCGCCGACCAGCAGGATCTTCACGCATCCCCCCGTTTCGCGGCGGCCCAGCGCACGCGGGCCTTCAGCGCACGCCCCGCCTGCAGCGTATGGGCCAGCGGCCCGCGCCGGCGCCGGAAGATGCGCTGCAGCCGCATCTCCTCGTCCTCGCTGACGCCGGCCGGAGTCGTCCCCAACTCGGCGCTTTTTGTGGATCCCTCGCTCAGCCCGGCCGGGAGGGCTCTCTCCCTGCCCCCGACCAGCCCCTCGCCCGCCTCGCCCGGCGTGGCCCTCTCCCTGCCGCTGCGCGGCTGTCCCTCCCCCAAAACCGACTGGGGGAGGGACGGGGGCTCGCTGCGCTCGCGGCTTCGTCCGGCGCGCAGATCTTCGAGACGTGCGTGGTATTCCGCCCAGAGGGAGAAGTAGGGGCGGTCGAGCGCGGCGAGGTAGTTCAGGTAGCGGGCGAACGGGCTGCGGCGCCAGTCGCCGGCGGGGTGGCGCTCGTGGGTGACGAGGGGTTCGCGGTTCAGCAGCTCGGCGTCGGCGTGGCGGAGGAGGATGGCGGTGTAGACGTTGTCCCAGATCGGCTCGCCGCCGATGTACGCGCGGAAGCGCCGCCGGTTCGCGCGCCACCACCCGGCGGAGATGGCGAAGGCGTCGATCCCCGCCGTCACCATCTCGATCCCCTCGCCCGTCTCGGGATGCACGTCCATGCGCGAGAACGCGTACGCGTCGCGCCCGCCGCCGAGGATGCGGTCGATCGCCGCCTGGGTGAAGGCGATGTCGGAGTTGGCATACGCGAACCAGCGGCACCCCTCGGCTTCCGCGATCTCCGCTAGCCGGTCGAAGGCCTCGGAGACGATGGGCTTGCGCGGGCCCTGCTGTCCGCTCGCGGTGCGCGAGTCCCGCGCGAGCACGGCGTGCGTCGCGAAGCCGTCGACCTCGAAGACGTCGCCCGGCCAGCCCAGGTTCGCGAGCCGGACGCCGTCGAGCGCGCGCCAGGTGGCCAGCGCCTCCGCCTGCCGCCGCCCGCCGTCGCCCGTGGCGGGGAACGCGTTCACGCCGAGAAGAACCTTGGTCATGCAGGAGTGACGGGGATGATCGTCATGAGAGATCGGAGATGATCGTGCGGGTGAACGGGTTTGCGTGCCCGGCGCGGCGTCGGCGCCCTCTCCCTGCCGCTTCGCGGCTGTCCCTCCCCCAAAACCGACTGGGGGAGGGACGAGGGCTCGCTTCGCTCGCGGCTACTTCGTACCGCACCTGACTTCGGTGCGGCGGGGCGAGATTCTGCCACGCGCGACGATAGCTCCACCACGCCGAAGCCTGTAGTCCGCGAAGGCGGACTTCGTGTGGTTGTTGCAGCGAATTCATTCGCCCCCACCCAGCCCGGCCCCGCGGAGAGATCTCAATCCCCCAGCAGCACGTCGATCGTGCGCTGCATCGCGAAATTCCGCTCGTAGAACTCGCGGCCGTGCGCGGCGAGGTCGCGGCGGCGCGCGTCGTCGTCCAGCAGGTTCAGCGCCTCGGCGGCGAGCGCGCTGGCGTGGCCGGGGGGGACGAGCGGGATGCCGCTCTCGCGCCACTCGGGCTCGGTGAAGCGGCCCTGTGTCGTCACCGCGGCCACGCCGTTCGCCAGCGCGGCCATCATCGTGGTGCGGCGCGCGCTGACGCCGTCGGGATAGGGCTGCACCAGCACGTCGCACGCCTGCAGGTGCACCGACAGCCGCTCGCGCGGGAGACGGCCCGGCGCCACCAGTCGTCCCCGCAGCGCGGGATCGGCGCGCACCAGCCGCTCGGCGAACGCGGGGCCGCCATCCCCCAGCAGCAGCGCGGCGCTGGTGGACGGCGGGGCCAGGATCGCCAGCAGCGCGGGCTCCAGCAGCGGCGCGATCATCCCCCCGTACGTGCCGAAGTGGCCAACGATGTGCCGCCCGGCCACGTTCGCGCCCACCTGCGAGCGCAGCACGGCCACCGCCTCCGGATCGTCCACGCGCGGCACGGTGGAGGGGATGGGGAGCCAGCGCATCACCCCGAGCGCGCGCGGCGCCCAGGGCCGCAGCAGCCGCTCCCACGCGGGGGTGGAGACGTACGCCGCGCGGGCCGCGCGCAGCAGCAGCATCGCCATCCAGCGGTTCGCCAGCGCCAGGACGTTGCGCTGCGGGCGCCGCCAGCCGAACTGCACGTAAGGCTCGTGGAACATCACCCGCACGTCGTCGCCCCGCCGCGCGCGGCGCAGGACCCAGCGGCAGAAGGCGACGTTCATCCCCCGCCGCCCGAACGCCTGCGGCGCGTACTGCACCAGCAGCGTCCGCGGCGCTGGGAAGGCGTCCAGCTCCGCGTCCAGTCTCCTCAATCCCCCGCCCGCAAACCCGGCGCGGTGCACCTCCACGCGCCCGTCTCGCGCGGCGTCCGCGGGCGCCCAGACGTGCGGCTCGCACCCCTCGGCCGCCAGCGCGTGCGCC comes from the Longimicrobium sp. genome and includes:
- a CDS encoding methyltransferase domain-containing protein — its product is MSDERIREGAYARRQLFGGLRLLRWSHGSRFRVARELVAPYAGKRLLDYGCGDGTFLSMVRDLFPHAVGAEVDAALAAEAATRFAADEGLRFVHTSALAGEPDGSFGVAVCMEVLEHCTLETVDRVVADLRRLVAPDGTVIVSVPVETGPTLAGKQLYRALAARRGLEGYRERETYSPGEFARMVFAAGGTAIARPVYASRFASGEPNVYHGHKGFNWRALRRRLARDFVVRRTRFSPVPLLGPLLNSQAWFELSPR
- a CDS encoding glycosyltransferase family 4 protein → MKRLLTLGHSYVVAANRRLAHEMAVVGAGEWEVTCVAPARYPGDLREIELEPLEGEACRTVGVPVRFARKPHLMRWGGELRRILSERWDVVHAWTEPYVLSAAQIARAARPDAKLVYATFQNLPKRYPPPFAQLERRVMRRADAWIAFGRTVEETLRGRPGYRDRPHAVIPPGVDVARFRPAPEARRRVRAELAWGDEGPPVVGYLGRFVPEKGLDVLRRAWEMAGPSRLLLVGGGAMEGELREWAARTGDSVRVVTGVPHERVPGYLAAMDVLAAPSLTTPRWREQFGRMLIEAMACGVPVIGSDSGEIPYVVGTAGVVAPEGDIAAWRNVLENVVSSSQCRADLARRGLERARTEYALPAVARRHLAFFDEILNSSLTRSRGDAEK
- a CDS encoding glycosyltransferase, which encodes MTEPVLTVGVATKNRPEALVRCLRSLRLLDGVMLEAIVVDDASDPPAEGAALAALAADLSPELRFIRNERSLNVSAARNRIAREARTPYVLMLDDDAFIVTREAVEGAVRVMDADPEIAAVAFAQCDEHGVPFAPSAQPAAADHPSYIPAFIGYAHLLRRDAFVAAGGFRERLGINGEEKELCLRLLDRGMRVVYLPGARIGHVAAAAGRDERRYLHQTVRNSAVSAICDEPFPLVLGGAALRLWRYFPMRKGWGIHDPGGFGRIVRGLARELPALLRERNPVRWSTMMRWREMTQSPPEPYVSPVNGDT
- a CDS encoding decaprenyl-phosphate phosphoribosyltransferase, whose amino-acid sequence is MITASPPSAPPAPAAQRPGRARAVARLVRPRHWVKNAFVLAPAVFAGVFADPAADVRALAAFALFCVAASAVYVFNDVGDVPTDRLHPVKRATRPLASGALPVSAAWALLAVLLAILATGLVIFPAPAPPLLIYLALNAAYSLKLKHVAVVDLFCVALGFVLRVWAGARAVDVPLSSWMLITTLSLALYLAAVKRRQELATSGPEARRVLGSYTLPLLDGYAQTAASASIVFYSLYVIDVRPQLAVTVPLVLLGIFRYSYLVQTRSLGESPTEALWTDVPLILTVVAWVALCIHGLLPGR
- a CDS encoding SDR family oxidoreductase, with amino-acid sequence MPERARGTVLVAGATSAIARAVAAELARRGHALVLAARDAGEAEAVAADLRVRHGISARAVAFDALDFASHVAFAERVIADEGDSLAGVVVALGWMGDGDASKHDADEARRTIDVNLTAVVSLLTPLADHLETRRAGFICVVSSVAGDRGRQSNYVYGAAKGGLSVYLQGLRNRLHPAGVRVVTVKPGFVDTRMTFGRGRFLVASPARVARGIVRAIDRGADVVYLPGFWRPVMLAIRAVPERIFKRLKL
- a CDS encoding FAD-binding oxidoreductase, yielding MIPSRTERLSGWGRYPVAECRVYRPEKVSELAEVIASPADGGVIARGLGRAYGDAALNEGGAVVSHLRLDRMLAWDDAAGVLECEGGVALGDVADALLPRGWFLPVVPGTRHVTVGGAIAADVHGKNHHRDGTFGRWVDEISLLTPGLGPLRCSRDAEPDAFRATLGGMGLTGAIVRAKLRLMRVESAFVAVDTLPLRDLDDALGRFADADAHRYSVAWIDALAAGKALGRGVLMQADHAPSSAVPGDPFARPKRGARRLPFGLPAGALNRVTVGVFNRLYRAAHRARTGALEPLERWMWPLDAVADWNRMYGRRGFVQYQLVVPPDRTDALRAILERAARSGQASFLAVLKRFGPAGEGLLSFPMEGWTLALDFPAAPAVIAMLREMDRIVADAGGRVYLAKDAVMDAATFAAMYPAADAFRAVRRELDPAGVLTSSLARRVGLA
- a CDS encoding methyltransferase, yielding MPILRGALDAAKRRAPGTYWRVRTAASLAAWYAQRARDRIRPASATPFDEDFWRRNETGDWDGFARAILRRFPAASALDVGCGDGKLLAAMRRASPTLRAMGVDQSPAALERARARGISTRALDLAGTSVRGTDALARELGSFDLAISLETVEHVPAWHSAKLLRLLAACAPAIVFSGAQPLQGGVLHVNERPPEHWIARFRNLGYDLAPENDALRADVAALDLPPWYAANLNAFVRRGG
- a CDS encoding glycosyltransferase family 4 protein, yielding MKILLVGDYPDDPRLGSGKVYHKLREEFRGLGHTCDVLLSPHLGERPKNARLRWAVGPLLAERAIRRAFKATGRYDVVDVASAEGAVIGARRKLRAYRGVALVSRSHGIEHLNFRRMVEDHEWGLIPKPWPRRIWYPMARMSQVALAARLADRMIVLNPAERDFVVHKGWKKAGEIDVIPHGVSSAFLADAPPPDAPRGAGLLFCGSWDPVKGVDYLVRAMAILAERPDPPRLTILGPGRSEEEVLAAFPAEVRPLVTVLPRADEAEVMRQYRVHDLLVMTSTYEGFGMVVVEALSQRLPVVATSVGGVPPLLAGGGGGIQVPPRQPEAVAAAVRRLMEDAPLRRRMAESGHAAVQGMSWTATAERTLETYEAATAGA
- a CDS encoding glycosyltransferase — translated: MTPPRVWHLLTGEYPPAGGGVGEYTQALAHALAAEGCEPHVWAPADAARDGRVEVHRAGFAGGGLRRLDAELDAFPAPRTLLVQYAPQAFGRRGMNVAFCRWVLRRARRGDDVRVMFHEPYVQFGWRRPQRNVLALANRWMAMLLLRAARAAYVSTPAWERLLRPWAPRALGVMRWLPIPSTVPRVDDPEAVAVLRSQVGANVAGRHIVGHFGTYGGMIAPLLEPALLAILAPPSTSAALLLGDGGPAFAERLVRADPALRGRLVAPGRLPRERLSVHLQACDVLVQPYPDGVSARRTTMMAALANGVAAVTTQGRFTEPEWRESGIPLVPPGHASALAAEALNLLDDDARRRDLAAHGREFYERNFAMQRTIDVLLGD